Genomic window (Tardiphaga sp. vice304):
TAGAAGGGCATCATGTGATGCTCGCAATGCGAGGTGAAGCCCATGTCGCGGATCAGCACGAAATCATCATATCCCGCGGTCTCGCCGAAGGTGCGGTTCAGCACCTCGGAGGGGTTCTGGTAATAGCCCCGGAACAGCTCGTCATAGGCCTCGACCACCCGGCGCGGCGTATCCAGCAGGCCCTCGCGCTGCGGGTTTTCGCCGACATAGGCCAGCAAGGTCTTCACCGCCTGCTCGGCCTCGGCGCGCGACGGCCGCATTTGGTCGGGATTCACCGCCGGGGCGAGGAATTCTGCCGGATCGAGTTCGGAGGGCTGGAAGCCCGGCTTCGGCTCGGGGGCTTTGCCGCGCAGCGGCTTGATCATCGCGTTCATATAAACTCCGTTCGACCGGTCCCTGGGACCGGAGTGTCACCGGGCAGACGGAGATGGCACAGCCACCGGACGCCTGAAACCCCAACAATAACATCAGCCCTGCCGAATTGAATTCTCAATTTCCGGCGATCCGGAGCACGGCAGGCATTTTCTTGCGCCGCTACCATCCTATATAGGGATGGGTTCCCGGCTGCCAAGGTACGGGCGAGGGAACCCGCGGTTTCACGGTCAAGGCGCCCTTTATGCTGAATGACATCTATAACAAGCGCATCATCGCCCTCGCCGGCAATATCCCCCGATTGGGTCGCCTGCCAGCGCCCGACGCGACAGCCACCGCGCATTCGAAATTGTGCGGCTCGACGGTGAAGATCGACCTCACGATGGACGGTCCCGTCGTGACCGATTTCGGGCATGACGTGAAGGCCTGCGCGCTCGGTCAGGCATCATCCGCGATCATGGCCAGCCATGTGGTCGGCTCGACCGCGGAAGAACTGCGCGCGTTGCGCGAGACGGTGCGAAAAATGCTGAAGGAAAACGGCGCGCCGCCGGACGGCAAATGGGCGGATATCGCGCTGCTCGAGCCGGTGCGCGACTACAAGGCCCGCCACGCCTCGACGCTGCTGACCTTCGATGCTGTGGTCGACGCGATCGGCCAGATCGAAGCCAAGGCCGCCAGCAACGCGCCGGCCTGAATCCTTACCTCGCCGGCGTGACCGCCGCGCCTCCGGTCGGTACCGTCGCCTCAGCGGTCTTGGTCGGCCTGGACGTTACGGGCTCGATCGACGCCACCGGCGTCTTCGAGTCGTCGATGGCGCTGACGAAGCGGTCCTGTACCACCTTCGGCGTCAGCGAGGCCATCGGCACGTCGGGCTTGCCGGGCGGCAGCACCGCCGCCACGTCATGCGTGGTGACCAGGTTGGTCGTCAGCAATTCATCCGGCGTCAATTCATGCAGCTCTTCCCACGGCGGCACGTTCAGCGACAGCGACAGCAAATCGTCGGTGCCGCCCATGTCGAAGGTGTACTTCGCCAGCCGCCCGATATCGCGCTCGACGATCATCAGGTCCTGCGCCGTATAGGTCGCCGCGCGCGGATCGTCGGCGCGGTCGCCCATCCAGATCTGGTGGACACGGACATGCGCCTGGTCGGGCACGAAACGCGTCTTGCCGGCGAGCAGCAGGAACACGCACATCGACTCGCAATAGGCCTGCGGCACCACCGCCGGCTTGAGGCCGGACAGCGTCTGCAGTTCGACCGTAGTGCCGACCGTGGTCAGCAGGCCCATCCTGCGCCAGCGCCGGCCCATCCGGATCGCGTCATTGACGGAGCCGCCGCTGGAATCCAGCACCACGGTGGCGCCGGCCAGTTCGCGTCCGCGGGCGAATTCCTCGAAATCCTTGACGGTGTCACCGGTGATGATTCCGACCGCGCCGATCCAGCCGCGGCAGTCCGGCTCACAGGCAATCCAGGTGAAGCGCATCGGCAGCTTGCGTTCTTCCATGACGGCGCCGGCATAAGCGGGAGCGCCGACCACGGCCAGCAGGCCGGGAAGAGCGAGGCAAAAGGCGGCGGCACGAAACAGTGCCAGACGGCCCGAGCGAAGCGACGTCACGTGTCTCACATCGGTTCCTTCCCTGCGCTCTACCGAGCAGTGGTACGGGCCCCAAACAACGTTTACGATTCTGTCACATCATTGTTATGCAAAAACGTAACCGGTCCCTTACCGGCGTCCAGTTCAATTGCCGCATCGCGATCGGATTGCTGGCAAGTGTGTCCCGTTTGCATAGCCCGCTCGAGCGCGTGCCGATGCACCGTGCAAAACGCGTCCAATCTGATAGCAATGCGCCTATGAAACATTCAGCGGATTGCGCGCATTGCGCGGGTACTTTGATGCGCCTGCCGCGCAACGCCGGTCGCGGCGCGATCTGGATCTATCGCCACACGCTATCGCCGCTGGTCGGCTACCATTGCCGGCATCTGCCGACCTGCTCGGTCTATGGCGATGAGGCGATCGGGCGGTTCGGGCTGTGGGCCGGCGGCTGGATGACGCTGGCGCGGCTGCTGCGCTGTAATCCGTGGGGCACCCACGGCATCGACAACGTGCCGGCGCAAGCGCCAGCCACGGCGCGGTGGTATCTGCCGTGGCGCTATGCGCGCTGGCGCGGCGTGCATGATGTGCGCGAGTGACTAGGATTGCGCCGTCGCCACCACGCGACGACTGACGATCACGGCGATCAGCGCCGTCGTCATGAACCCCATCGCGACAAAACCGGCGGCACGAAACTGTCCCCCGGCAAACAGCATCCCGCCGATCGCCGAGCCGATCGCCTGCCCGACATAGAGCACCGACGTGTTGAGCGACACCGACGCGCTGGCAGCGGCCGGCGCGGCGCCAACCAGGCGCACCTGCTGCATCGAATTGGTGGCGCCAAAACCCATGCCCCAGATCGCGACGCCGACCGCCATCACGGCAAGCGAGCCCGCGCCGAACGACCATACCGTCATGCCGGACAGCACCAGCGCCGTCGCCAGCAGCGAGGAGTTGAACGCCCCCCAGCCATCGACGATGCGTGTCGCGGTCAGGATGCCGACGAGGCCGCTGAGGCCGTAGATCGCGAACACCGCGCTGGCCGCGTCGGGCCCTGCCCCGGTCAATTGTCCGAGCAGCGGCGCGAGAAAGGTGAAGATCACGAATTGTCCTGAAATCTGCAGCGTGGTGATCAGCAGCAGCAACACGACGAGGCGGTTGCGCGCCAGTTCGGTCCAGGTCGCAAGATCGACCGGCGTGCCGTAAAGCCCGCGCGGCAGCCGCCAGGCCAGCAGCAGCAGACTGAGAACGCTCAGCGCGCCGATGCCGGCATAGACCTCGCGCCAGCCATAGCGGCTGGCGATGAAGGTCACCAGCGGCAGGCCGATGGCGGCAGCCAGCGTCCAGCCGAGAAACACATAGGCGATGCTGCCGCCGCGTTTCCCGGGCGGCACGATCAGCGCCACCGTGCCGGCGGCCTGCGGCGTGTACAGCGCCGCCACCGCGGCCATCAAAAGCCGGATCACGAGCAGCACGGCATAATTCGGCGCGAAGGCGGAGGCGAAATCCGCCGCCGCAATCACCGCCACCGCGCCCATCAACAAATGCCGCCGCTCGATCCGGCTGGTCAGCCACGCGGTCACCGGCGAACCCACGCACAGCACGATCGCGCCGAAGGTAATCAGCAGCCCGGCCTCGCGAATGGTGACGCCGAGCCCGTCGGACAATTCGTGCAACATCGCCGTCGGCGCCAGCAAAGCGATGCCGGTGACGAAATTGCCGATCATGAGGGCGGTGGGGGCGTAGGGGCGAGGCGCGGGCAAGATGTGCTAGTCTAAGGATGCAGCCGCATCCAAGTCAAATCAGGCGCTCCAACCCCTGTTGCAACGCCACATTCGGCTGCTATACCGCGCTTCTGCTTACCTGCGCCCGTGTGCAGGAGTGAGCCACAGGAGATGAAAATGCCCGACAGCAACCCGCCCGGATTCGTATTCGGCCTCGCCAACCTCACCCCGCCGGCGCCGCCCGCCGCCCAGATCACCGTCACCTTCCCGGATGGCGCCGCGCGCGAATTCGCCGCCGGCATCACCGGCTTCGAGATCGCCAAGGGGATCTCGCCCTCGCTCGCCAAACGCACCGTCGCGATGGCGCTGGACGGCGTGGTGACCGACCTTTCCGACCCGATCGAGCGCGACGCCAAGATCGAATTCGTCAACCGCGACGACCCGCGCGCGCTGGAGCTGATCCGGCATGACGCAGCCCATGTGCTGGCGGAAGCCGTGCAGGCGCTGTGGCCGGGCACCCAGGTCACCATCGGCCCGGTGATCGAGAACGGCTTCTATTACGACTTCTTCCGCAACGACCCGTTCACGCCGGAAGACTTTGCCGCGATCGAGAAGAAGATGCGCGAGATCATCCAGCGCGACAAACCCTTCACCAAGGAAATCTGGTCGCGCGACGACATCAAGCAGGTGTTCTCGGACAACGGCGAGATGTTCAAGGTCGAGCTGGTCGACATGATCCCGGCCGACCAGACCATCAAGGTCTACAAGCAGGGCGACTGGTTCGACCTCTGCCGCGGCCCGCACATGACCTCGGTCGGCAAGGTCGGCACCGCCTTCAAACTGATGAAGGTGGCCGGCGCCTATTGGCGCGGCGACAGCAACAACCCGATGCTGACGCGAATCTACGGCACGGCGTTCGCGAAGCAGGAAGATCTCGACGCCTATTTGCACCAGATCGAGGAGGCCGAGAAGCGCGACCACCGCAAGCTCGGCCGCGAGCTCGACCTGTTCCACTTCCAGGAGGAAGGCCCCGGTGTCGTGTTCTGGCACGCCAAGGGCTGGACCATCTTCCAGGCGCTGGTCGCCTATATGCGCCGCCGGCTCGGCAGCGACTATCAGGAAGTCAACGCGCCGCAAATTCTCGACAAGTCGCTGTGGGAGACCTCCGGCCACTGGGAGTGGTACCGCGAAAACATGTTCGCGGCGCAGTCCGCCGGCGACGAGGCGGAAGACAAGCGCTGGTTCGCACTGAAGCCGATGAACTGCCCGGGCCACGTGCAGATCTTCAAGCACGGCCTGAAGAGCTACCGCGACCTGCCGCTGCGCATCGCCGAATTCGGCGTGGTGCATCGCTACGAGCCGTCGGGCGCCATGCACGGGCTGATGCGCGTGCGCGGCTTCACGCAGGACGACGCGCATGTGTTCTGCACCGAGCAGCAGCTCGCTGACGAATGCATGAAGATCAACGAGCTCATTCTGTCGACCTATGCCGATTTCGGCTTCGACGGCGACCTCACGGTCAAGCTCTCGACGCGACCGGAAAAGCGCGTCGGCACCGAGGAGATGTGGGACCACGCCGAGCGCGTGATGGCCACCGTGCTGTCGGAGATCGCGGCGCAGGGCGGCAACCGCATCAAGACCGAAATCTCGCCCGGCGAAGGCGCGTTCTACGGGCCGAAGTTCGAGTATGTGCTGCGCGACGCGATCGGCCGCGACTGGCAGTGCGGCACCACGCAGGTCGATTTCAACCTGCCGGAACGCTTTGGCGCGTTCTACATCGATGCCGACGGTTCGAAAAAGGCGCCGGTGATGGTGCATCGCGCGATCTGCGGCTCGATGGAGCGCTACATCGGCATCCTGATCGAGCATTTTGCCGGCAACTTCCCGCTGTGGCTGGCCCCGACCCAGATCGTGGTCACCACGATCACCTCGGAAGGCGACGACTACGCGACGACCGTCGCCGCCGCCGCGCGAAAAGCCGGGCTGCGCGTCGAGATCGACCTGCGCAACGAGAAGATCAACTACAAGGTCCGCGAGCACTCGCTGATGAAGATCCCGGTGATGCTGGTGGTCGGCAAGAAGGAAGCCGAAACCGGCCAGGTCTCGATCCGCCGCTTCGGCAGCGAAAAGCAGACCGTGATGTCGCTGACCGACGCGCTGGCCTCACTGGTCGAGGAAGCCACGCCGCCGGACGTCAAGCGGGCGAGGGACGCGGCATGACCGACGAACAGGAAATCCCCGCCTACCCGATCCTGGCCTATCAGTTGATCCCGGATCCCAACCGCCCGCATGTCGTGGCGCTGGCGTTCGAGACCGACCAGGGCCACAGCCTGTTTCTGGCGACGCGCGAGATCCTGGAGGATCTCGCGAAGGATCTGCTCGACCGCGCCGGCAAGATGCCGGCCAGGGGCTAAGCGATTGAACGGCCGGGCGATCACGCGATCGCGCGGTCACATTCGATCTAAATGATCGCGGCCCGCCTCAACGCGGGCAGTTTCGCGTGGTATTGGTATCGGCAGTCCCATTGCCGAAGAGATCGCCGTGCCCGACATCATCGACTTCCTGAAGACCCGCCGTTCCGTCAAGCCGCGCGAGATGAGCGGCCCCGGCCCCTCCCCCGCCGAAATCGACACCATCCTGACGATCGGCGCGCGGGTGCCGGATCACGGCAAGCTGGCGCCGTGGCGCTTCATCGTATTCGAGGGCGATGCGCGTGCGCGCGCCGGCGACGTCATCGCCGCAGCGCTGTCGCGCAGTAAACCGGAGGCCTCGGCCGCCGATCTCGACGGCGCCAGGAACAGCCTGATGGAAGCGCCGCTGGTGATCGCGGTGGTCTCCAGCATCAAGCCGCATCCAAAGGTGCCGCCGTGGGAGCAGGAGCTGTCGGCCGGCGCGAGCTGCATGAACCTCGTCACCGCCGCCACCGCGCTCGGCTTCGGGGCCAACTGGCTGACCGGCTGGTATTCCTACGACCGTGCCATGCTCGATGGCCTCGGCCTTGGTGCCCACGAAAAGATTGCCGGCTTCATCCACATCGGCAAGCCGACCAAGCCGAACGAAGACCGGCCTCGGCCGGAGCTGGCGAAGTTGGTCACCAGATTCTAGCTGTCATTCCGGGGCGGGAGGAGCGCGAGCTGCGACCGAACCCGGAATCCTGAAATGTTCATCGCAAAACACATCGAGGTTCCGGGTTCGCTCGCGCTGCCGCGCTGGCGCCCCGGAACGACAATGTCGGGCGCTACGCCGCTTCCGACGCCCGCGCGCCGAACCGGCGCAACAACTCTTCCACCTCGGACGCCGGCTTCGCGGCGCTGAACAGGAAGCCCTGCACCTCGGTGCAGCCCTCGGCGCGCAGCCAGTCGAGCTGGTCGACGGTCTCGACGCCTTCGGCGGTCGTGGTGATGTTGAGGCTGCGGCCGAGCCCGGAAATCGCTCGCACGATGGCGATGCAATCGGAGCGACCGACCAGATCCTTGATGAAGGAGCGATCGATCTTGATCTTGTCGAACGGAAAACTCCGGAGATAGCTGAGCGACGAATAGCCGGTGCCGAAATCGTCCATCGAGATGCGGACGCCGAGCGCGCGCAACTGGTGAAGCACCGCTAGATTGGCTTCGGTTTCGGCGAGGAACAGCGACTCGGTAATCTCCAGTTCCAGCCGAAGCGGCGACAGGCCGGAATAGGCCAGCGCCGCGATCACCACCTGCACCAGATTGCGGTTGCGGAATTGCACCGGTGAGAGATTCACGGCGATCTTGATATCGTCCGGCCATTTCGCGGCCTCGACGCAGGCCTTGCGCAGCACCCATTCGCCGAGCGTGACGATCAGGCCGATGTCCTCGGCGACCGGGATGAAGTCCGCCGGCGAGATCATGCCCTTGTCCGGGTGCTTCCAGCGCAACAGCGCCTCGAAGCCGGTGATGCGGTCCGCGGCGAGATCGACCAAAGGCTGGTAGTGTAACTCGAACTCGCCATTGGCAAAGGCGCGCCGCAGGTCGATCTCCATGTCACGGCGCTTCTGCGCCTGGAGATCCATCTCGCGCTCGAAGAAATGATGCACGCCGCCGCCGTCGTTCTTGGCGCGGTACAGCGCCATGTCGGCGTTGCGCATCAGCTCTTCGCTGTTGTCGCCGTCGCCGGGCGACAGCGCGATGCCGACGCTGGCGCCAATCACGATCTCGATGCCGTCCATGTCATAGGGTTCGCTCAGCGTATGGATCAGCCGGAGCGCGAAATCATTGGCGTCGTTGGGCGCAATCTCGCCGGCCAGCACGATCGCAAATTCGTCGCCGCCGAGCCGCGCCACCAGATCGCTGCCGCGGACATTGGCGCGCATCCGCGCGGCCACCATGGTCAGCAGCCGGTCGCCCATCGGGTGACCGAAGGAATCGTTGACGTTCTTGAACAGATCGAGGTCGATGCACAGCACCGCGATGCCGCCTTCGGCATCCGAGCGCGCCTGCTGCAGCGCCTGGTTCAGCCGCTCCTGATACATCACGCGGTTGGCGAGGCCCGTCAGGCCGTCGTGATGCGCCATGTGCGCGACGCGGGCCTCCGCCTTGCGACGCTCGGTGATGTCCACCACGGCGACGAGAAAGCCGTCGCGGCCCTCGAACGACACCCGGCGGCCGTAGGTCAGAACCTGGATCTCGCTGCCATTCGCCCTGATGTGCCGCCAGTTGCGCTCAGACTGATAGGCATCGCCGATCTCCTGCAGCGACCTCGTATGCGCGTCCCATTCATCCTCCGGCCAGATCTGCCGGAGCTCCATGGTAAGAAAGGTGGCGCGATCATAGCCATAATGCGCAATTGCAGCGTCATTGACGCCAAGAAAGTGCAACGTCTCCGCATCGAACACCCACATCGGCATCGGGTTGGCATCGAACAGCAGCCGGAACGATTCCTCGCGGCGCTTGATGTCGGTGACGTCCGTGATCGTCAGCGATAACAGATCGCCGAACGCGGTAGCGCTGAGCCGCAGGTTGCGGTCGGCGCTGTCGATCTCGAACTGGTCGCTGGTCCCGCGCGAGATCATCGATAGCAGCCATTGCAGCACGTCCGGCAGGCACAGCGCGTGGCCGCCAGCACTCAACCTGCACCATTGCAGCCCGGTCGAGGGCGCCTTCAACAGTCTTGCCGCGCCATCGTTCAGGTGCACGATCTGGAAGTCGAAAGCCTGGCTCGCAGAGTTGCGGATCGCCGCCAGCGTCACGATGCCTTCATTGGTGGCCGAAAAGATCGCATCGACGAGATTGTAGCGCGGCCCGTGCTCATTGACGTAGACTCCGATCAGCGTACTGCCCCAGCGCGACGCGGTCGGCAGCGCGAGCATTTCGTAGGTCTGTACCAGTCCGTTACGGACGCAATGCACCGAGGAGATGCGCGGCCGACCGGTCTGTAGCGCGCAGCCTGCAGCCTCCGAAAGGGCCG
Coding sequences:
- the folE gene encoding GTP cyclohydrolase I FolE — translated: MNAMIKPLRGKAPEPKPGFQPSELDPAEFLAPAVNPDQMRPSRAEAEQAVKTLLAYVGENPQREGLLDTPRRVVEAYDELFRGYYQNPSEVLNRTFGETAGYDDFVLIRDMGFTSHCEHHMMPFYGKAHIAYTPVERVVGLSKLARLVDIFGHRLQTQEHLTAQLAAAVDEVLKPRGVAVMVEAEHTCMSARGIRKEGSRTFTTRFTGNFRDNPAEQARFMAMINMPSR
- a CDS encoding iron-sulfur cluster assembly scaffold protein, with product MLNDIYNKRIIALAGNIPRLGRLPAPDATATAHSKLCGSTVKIDLTMDGPVVTDFGHDVKACALGQASSAIMASHVVGSTAEELRALRETVRKMLKENGAPPDGKWADIALLEPVRDYKARHASTLLTFDAVVDAIGQIEAKAASNAPA
- the yidD gene encoding membrane protein insertion efficiency factor YidD; its protein translation is MKHSADCAHCAGTLMRLPRNAGRGAIWIYRHTLSPLVGYHCRHLPTCSVYGDEAIGRFGLWAGGWMTLARLLRCNPWGTHGIDNVPAQAPATARWYLPWRYARWRGVHDVRE
- a CDS encoding MFS transporter, whose protein sequence is MIGNFVTGIALLAPTAMLHELSDGLGVTIREAGLLITFGAIVLCVGSPVTAWLTSRIERRHLLMGAVAVIAAADFASAFAPNYAVLLVIRLLMAAVAALYTPQAAGTVALIVPPGKRGGSIAYVFLGWTLAAAIGLPLVTFIASRYGWREVYAGIGALSVLSLLLLAWRLPRGLYGTPVDLATWTELARNRLVVLLLLITTLQISGQFVIFTFLAPLLGQLTGAGPDAASAVFAIYGLSGLVGILTATRIVDGWGAFNSSLLATALVLSGMTVWSFGAGSLAVMAVGVAIWGMGFGATNSMQQVRLVGAAPAAASASVSLNTSVLYVGQAIGSAIGGMLFAGGQFRAAGFVAMGFMTTALIAVIVSRRVVATAQS
- the thrS gene encoding threonine--tRNA ligase, coding for MPDSNPPGFVFGLANLTPPAPPAAQITVTFPDGAAREFAAGITGFEIAKGISPSLAKRTVAMALDGVVTDLSDPIERDAKIEFVNRDDPRALELIRHDAAHVLAEAVQALWPGTQVTIGPVIENGFYYDFFRNDPFTPEDFAAIEKKMREIIQRDKPFTKEIWSRDDIKQVFSDNGEMFKVELVDMIPADQTIKVYKQGDWFDLCRGPHMTSVGKVGTAFKLMKVAGAYWRGDSNNPMLTRIYGTAFAKQEDLDAYLHQIEEAEKRDHRKLGRELDLFHFQEEGPGVVFWHAKGWTIFQALVAYMRRRLGSDYQEVNAPQILDKSLWETSGHWEWYRENMFAAQSAGDEAEDKRWFALKPMNCPGHVQIFKHGLKSYRDLPLRIAEFGVVHRYEPSGAMHGLMRVRGFTQDDAHVFCTEQQLADECMKINELILSTYADFGFDGDLTVKLSTRPEKRVGTEEMWDHAERVMATVLSEIAAQGGNRIKTEISPGEGAFYGPKFEYVLRDAIGRDWQCGTTQVDFNLPERFGAFYIDADGSKKAPVMVHRAICGSMERYIGILIEHFAGNFPLWLAPTQIVVTTITSEGDDYATTVAAAARKAGLRVEIDLRNEKINYKVREHSLMKIPVMLVVGKKEAETGQVSIRRFGSEKQTVMSLTDALASLVEEATPPDVKRARDAA
- a CDS encoding nitroreductase family protein, coding for MPDIIDFLKTRRSVKPREMSGPGPSPAEIDTILTIGARVPDHGKLAPWRFIVFEGDARARAGDVIAAALSRSKPEASAADLDGARNSLMEAPLVIAVVSSIKPHPKVPPWEQELSAGASCMNLVTAATALGFGANWLTGWYSYDRAMLDGLGLGAHEKIAGFIHIGKPTKPNEDRPRPELAKLVTRF
- a CDS encoding putative bifunctional diguanylate cyclase/phosphodiesterase — encoded protein: MTAVRQYAGQPDSKLQGDVPVLQRKWHAAVRPGQNLPGYEEVMLGSLGRLADHIVLLVGDGASWRVSRSGRYVQHWLGDERWDIPLDTLSPDCATALSEAAGCALQTGRPRISSVHCVRNGLVQTYEMLALPTASRWGSTLIGVYVNEHGPRYNLVDAIFSATNEGIVTLAAIRNSASQAFDFQIVHLNDGAARLLKAPSTGLQWCRLSAGGHALCLPDVLQWLLSMISRGTSDQFEIDSADRNLRLSATAFGDLLSLTITDVTDIKRREESFRLLFDANPMPMWVFDAETLHFLGVNDAAIAHYGYDRATFLTMELRQIWPEDEWDAHTRSLQEIGDAYQSERNWRHIRANGSEIQVLTYGRRVSFEGRDGFLVAVVDITERRKAEARVAHMAHHDGLTGLANRVMYQERLNQALQQARSDAEGGIAVLCIDLDLFKNVNDSFGHPMGDRLLTMVAARMRANVRGSDLVARLGGDEFAIVLAGEIAPNDANDFALRLIHTLSEPYDMDGIEIVIGASVGIALSPGDGDNSEELMRNADMALYRAKNDGGGVHHFFEREMDLQAQKRRDMEIDLRRAFANGEFELHYQPLVDLAADRITGFEALLRWKHPDKGMISPADFIPVAEDIGLIVTLGEWVLRKACVEAAKWPDDIKIAVNLSPVQFRNRNLVQVVIAALAYSGLSPLRLELEITESLFLAETEANLAVLHQLRALGVRISMDDFGTGYSSLSYLRSFPFDKIKIDRSFIKDLVGRSDCIAIVRAISGLGRSLNITTTAEGVETVDQLDWLRAEGCTEVQGFLFSAAKPASEVEELLRRFGARASEAA